The sequence below is a genomic window from Cicer arietinum cultivar CDC Frontier isolate Library 1 chromosome 6, Cicar.CDCFrontier_v2.0, whole genome shotgun sequence.
TTGAGTAAACCAAACCTGATGCCATCATTGCTTGGGCTTCTGtccatttttcttcaaattttgcagTCACTGTGTAGTATTTTGCTTGCACCAAAGAATTGGTTGGAAGATTGGGTGCCCCCTTTAATATATTGTTCATGCATTCAGAAAGGTTAGTCGTCATCTGTCCCTAACTTCTACTTTCATCATATGCTTGTAGCCATTGTTGCTTTGAAATATCATCGAGCCATTTTACTGCATTTTGACTCCAATCACTTATTTGTCTTCTGTAGTATTTGATGCCTCGTTCAGTCATGGCATATCCTGAAGGAACAAAAGTTGATGTTGTTATAGATAATttgataacaaaaatatgaaaacaaaaatatgtgtgagatatatataaaagaatactAACCCATGTTGGTTTCAATAGTTTTCATTTTTCCATTTTTGAAGGTTCTCGTGAAGTTTTGTGATATATGTCAAATGCAAAAGACATGATGTCAATTGATGTTTACATGCCTAACATCACTTTTAATTGACtcgtgtctatctgaaatcaagcAGAGGTTGGGTTGAGGTGTGGCACATATTCGTAGACGACTGAGGAAGAAAAACCATGCATATGATGTTTCACCCTCAACAATGGGGTATGCTATAGGAATGGTATGACAATCACCATCCTGAGCGATTTCCATTAGTAAGGTCCCATGATACTTCCCATACAACCATGTTCCATTAACTGAAACAACTGGCTTACAATGATCAAACCCTTTGATACATGGTTGGAAACTCCATAAGAGGTGATGGAAGAAAACTTTGCTAGGAACTCCTTGGCCATCCTTAATAAAGGACCGCATTTCAATATCGATAACAATGCTTGGaagataatgtttgaaaataaggaCCCGCCTTGGAAGCTCTTTGTATGATTCCTCCCAATTCCCGTATAATTTCTCAATGACATTTTGTTTTGTAATCCATTCATTTCTATAAGTAGTGGTATATGTGTACTGAGATCGTATATGTGAAATCAATATTGAAACTGATATTGTGGGATTTGCCGTAACCATTTGTATAAGTTACACAAAAAGCTATAAAAGGAAGTGCCCTAGCAGAGTTTTTGGCCCAACAATTGtaccagttcactccatttatgGCTAGATTCtgttttgattgcacaaacaatattgcaaAATATCAAGCATGTGTCATGGGCATTAAAGCAGCCATTGAGTCAAAGATAaaagttcttgaggtatatggagactcatctttggttatccatcaaacaaaaggagagtgggaaactCGAGATTCCAAATTGGTTCCGTATCATgcacatatcaaagaattggtaGAAAACTTCGAGCAtatcacttttcaccatattcctCAAGAAGAAAACCAATTGGCTGATGCCTTGGCCACATTatcatcaatgttcaaaataagcgtCGAGCAAACCATgattttatgatatcaaatcctatGTAAAGAATAGAGAATATCCATCaggtatttcagagaacgacaagagggttttgaggaggttgtcaatgaacttcttcttaaatggtgttgtgctttataagaggaaTCATTATATGGTTCTCCTTAGATGTATGGATAAAGCAGAAGCAGAAAAGATcattcaagaggttcacgaaggttcttttggaactcatgcaaatggacacgcaatggcaagaaaaatcttgagggctggctattattggttgactatggaatctgattgctttagttacgtaaagaaatgtcataaatgtcaaatatatgctgataaagtacatgtaccacccacctctttgaatgttttaacatcaccatggccgttttcaatgtgggggatgAATGTTATTGGACTCGTCGAGCCAAAAGCTTCCAATGGTCACCGGTTTATCCTGGTAGCTATTGATtacttcacaaaatgggttgaagtcGTTTCTTATTCCAATGTGATGAGAAGTGTGGATGTTAAATTCAGCAAAAGAGAactgatttgtcgatatggcttaCCAAATAAGATACTTACTGACAATGCGACTaatctgaataataaaatgatgaaggagttgtgtgatagtttcaaaattcagcatcaTAATTCTTCGCCATATCGTCCAAAAATGAATGGGGTTGTAGAAGcaacaaataagaatatcaaaaagattatacaaaagatggtggagacatataaggattggcatgaaatgcttccctttgcattacatggctatagaacctctgttcgtacctcaacaggggcaactcctttctcattgatgtatggaatggaagcggtacttcccattgaagttgaaattccctcaaTCAGAGTCTTGTTGGAAACAAAACTGGAAGAGGCggagtgggttcaatcacgatttgacgaattaaatctcatagaagaaaaaagaatgatagctctaTGTCACGNNNNNNNNNNNNNNNNNNNNNNNNNNNNNNNAGAAAAAAGTCtgtcctcgagagtttcaagaaggggacttggtgttaaagaaaatattgcccataaaaaaggatTTTCGTGGAAAGTGGACCCCGAattacgaaggaccatatgttgtgaaaaaagctttttctggaggagctctaatactcgcagaaatggatggagatgacctTCCACATCTAGTAAATTCAGATgcaatcaaaaaatattatgcttaaaaaaggTGACgagctcgctaggttgaaaacctgaaaaggcgacctaggcaaaaattagagcattCCGATGGATTGGAAACTTGGAAAAGTagtccatgcaaaagttagggatgAAAAAAATCAAGCACTTCAAACTAGGGCAATTGTTATTCTTGGAAGCTGATTATTAGGAttcctaaattacaagaatgactagcgtttgttatgtctctacttaaattaaacatactcgtccccacattgtaacccctgactcaattgttttgcttttaatgtaacgaatgtacattttccaatattgtcattcgatgttgtacgttacattctttatataccaatccagtttcattattgagtgttctattgtttcaaattttgttttataataataaatgttggaatttgaaatatgtgaaaatataaaaatattttaaacatttcgacacttgaaaatatacacaggaactcgtttgattctcaagatatatgagtgtgtgaagaataataaggaggatagtcattttaaacaatggattTTTTTGCTTCACTTCGAAAAAAGCGGTCATTCGATAGATACGAAGAGTCATCATGTGGAAacaatatttgtctttattcatCCATTGAATCTTGGGACGGAGAAGAGCATAAGGATCAgggaatcaaagaaaagaacaaaatttatctataatgcaTAAACCTTACATAATTTACTCATACTCACATGATCCATGCATCTTCACTGACACTTTACCTATACTCAATGCATCACACACAGATGAATCGTTCATACCTTATCATCCGAATTGCAAATATCATATACTTATTCCCCCTCTTTATCTACCTTCAAGATTGGACCAAttacgatctacgcatcggtaaacaatcagaagacgatcactttcatttatgtcgatctacgcatcggtaaccagtCCGAAGACAATCATCtttatttatgtcgatctacaaatcggtaaccaatccgaagacgatcatttttttctatagatctacccATCGGTAACCAATACGAAgacaatcatttttaatttctatagatccacgcatcggtaaccaatctgaagatgatcatttttaatttctatagctCCACGcgtcggtaaccaatccgaagacgatcactttcatttctatagatctacacatcggtaaccaatccgaagacgatcatttttaatttctatagatccacacatcggtaaccaatccgaagatgatcactttcatttctatagatctatgcatcagcaaccaatccgaagacgatcaccttcatttgtgtcgatctacgcatcggtaaccagtccgaagacgatcatcttTATTTCAGTCGATCTACGCAttggtaaccaatccgaagacgatcatttttttctatagatctacgcatcggtaaccaatctgaagacgatcatttttagtttctatagatccacgcatcggtaaccaatccgaagacgttCACCTTCATatctgtcgatctacgcatcgataacaaaatttaggtcctcatatttacttatcttttatctgataacatgaaaacgaatacatttgttattcatattttcatatttttcaagtaaaatataattaaataggggcgGCTGTAGTAcccaattttgtccatttttgttaaaaataaatcaaaaaggaaagTAACtcaaaaaaaaggaaatatgtatttaaaaaaagaaaataaaaataattaccatAAATAGTTTCATTATGtctcaaattacaattttaatttacagtTACAATCTAGGTAGTCAATAGCGCCGGTTCGCGGCGGGATCGCGCCGGAGCGGAGCGGCGAGCGACATGGCCGCGGCGGCGCAGAGCGGAGCGGAGAAATTAGGGTTCGCGCGCGACCTGGGCGCGTTCGCGGGTCACGGGTCGCGTTCCGGGTCGTgggtttcaaaaccctaaaaaacGTGAAAAAAATCTGGCCTTTTTTTTTCGTCAAAAACCAATTTTACCCCTAAATTTTAAAACGTTTTAGGGGTAATTTTGGCAAAACAACCTTCAGATTTTAGAGATTCACTATCGTTCTCATCTTCTCATCTCATCTTCTTCTCAACTCATCGTTCCATCTCACTGTTCTCATCTCATCTCATTTCTTTGGGTTGCTGCCTTCAGTCGTCCCGTCCGTTCTCATCCTGTGCGTTCTCATCCTAGGTTCGTTCATGGTTGCTCTTTGCTCTGCTTTTTGCTCTGTTCTTTGCTATGTGCTCTTTGCTCTGTTCGTTactcttttttttgtttaatttcttttaatttttttttcttcactttttttttacttcaattttttttttacttcagttttttttttacttcaaattaaatttacttCTCCTCCTCTGTTACTCTTTTTTTACTTCTTTGTTActtcttttttaattgtttttacttctttttaatttaatttaattttttttgttaatttaatttctttctgtttttgttaatttaatttaatttaatttaatttacttctatttttgtttctgtttttgttattttaatttaatttaatttacttctatttttgtttctgtttttgttaatttaatttacttttgttttttgtttttgttaatttaatttttttacttcttttttcattctgttaatttaaataatttgtttttgttaatttaatttaatttgcttctgtttttgttaatttaatttaatttaattctttttacttcttttttcattctgttaatttaaataatttgtttttgttaatttaatttaatttaatttgcttctgtttttgttaatttacttctgttttttgttttaatttaatttttacttcttttttcattctgttaatttaatttaatttgtttttgttaatttaatataatttacttcttttttttgttaatttacttccattttttgtttttgttaatttaatttaNNNNNNNNNNNNNNNNNNNNNNNNNNNNNNNNNNNNNNNNNNNNNNNNNNNNNNNNNNNNNNNNNNNNNNNNNNNNNNNNNNNNNNNNNNNNNNNNNNNNNNNNNNNNNNNNNNNNNNNNNNNNNNNNNNNNNNNNNNNNNNNNNNNNNNNNNNNNNNNNNNNNNNNNNNNNNNNNNNNNNNNNNNNNNNNNNNNNNNNNNNNNNNNNNNNNNNNNNNNNNNNNNNNNNNNNNNNNNNNNNNNNNNNNNNNNNNNNNNNNNNNNNNNNNNNNNNNNNNNNNNNNNNNNNNNNNNNNNNNNNNNNNNNNNNNNNNNNNNNNNNNNNNNNNNNNNNNNNNNNNNNNNNNNNNNNNNNNNNNNNNNNNNNNNNNNNNNNNNNNNNNNNNNNNNNNNNNNNNNNNNNNNNNNNNNNNNNNNNNNNNNNNNNNNNNNNNNNNNNNNNNNNNNNNNNNNNNNNNNNNNNNNNNNNNNNNNNNNNNNNNNNNNNNNNNNNNNNNNNNNNNNNNNNNNNNNNNNNNNNNNNNNNNNNNNNNNNNNNNNNNNNNNNNNNNNNNNNNNNNNNNNNNNNNNNNNNNNNNNNNNNNNNNNNNNNNNNNNNNNNNNNNNNNNNNNNNNNNNNNNNNNNNNNNNNNNNNNNNNNNNNNNNNNNNNNNNNNNNNNNNNNNNNNNNNNNNNNNNNNNNNNNNNNNNNNNNNNNNNNNNNNNNNNNNNNNNNNNNNNNNNNNNNNNNNNNNNNNNNNNNNNNNNNNNNNNNNNNNNNNNNNNNNNNNNNNNNNNNNNNNNNNNNNNNNNNNNNNNNNNNNNNNNNNNNNNNNNNAAACTACTAACTGCCAAGAGACCACACTTGTTTTGGACTCCGTGTGCTGCACATTGTCTAGACCTGATGTTAGAAGATATTGGAAAGATTGCTAAGGTTAAAATGGTTATTCAAAAAGGGATTAGTCTTGTTGGCTTCATTTATAACCACACATTGGCGTTGAACATAATGAGGAAGAACACTGGCAATGTTGAATTGGTTAGACATGGAGTCGCAAGGTTTGCTACCACATTTCTTACTTTGCAAAGATTGCATAAACAAAAAACCAACCTTAGAAAGATGTTCACTTCTGAAGAATGGTTGAAGTCCAAGGCAGCTAATGATCCTAAGGGAAAGAAGGCAACTCGTATTGTACTTTTGACATCATTTTGGAATGATATCATCTACACTCTTAAGGTTATGGGACCTCTTGTACAAGTGTTAAGACTTGTTGATAATGAGAAAAAACCTGCAATGGGATATATATATGCAGCAATGATCAAGGCCAAGGAGGATATTCGAAAAGCTTTCAATGAACAAGCAAGCAAGTACATAGATGTATTTGCAATCATTGATGAAAGGTGGAAATGTCAACTTCATCATCCATTGCATGCTGCAGGCTACTACCTAAATCCGAAGTATTTTTATAGCAGGCCAGAAATTGAGAATAATCCCATATTGGTGGGAGGTCTTCACTTATGCATCGAAATACTTAGTGAAAGTCATCAAATGAGTGACATGACTACAGCACAATTGTCAGAATATAAGATTGCTAATGGTCTCTTTGGATTGGGTGGAGCAATAAGACAAAGGACAACATTAGCTCCCGGTAATTGGATTGGaacttcatttattttcttcttaaattttttagcACACAACAACTtgtataaaatgaaaatgattgttTCATTGCAGCTGAGTGGTGGAAGACTTATGGAGCACAAACTCCACTTTTGCAATTATTGGCCATTAAAGTGTTGAGTTTGACATGCAGTTCTTCAGGATGTGAGCGTAATTGGAGTACTTTTGAGCATGTAAGTTAATACTTAATACTTGTTATTAAGTTATAGAGTATTCTACTATGTAGGTTCATATTAATTtagtaaactaacattttaaataTGATACTTAGATTCATTCCAAGAAGAGAAGTAGACTTGAGCATAAGAGGTTGGAAGACTTGGTTTTCGTTAAGTATAATCAGGCTTTGAAAGAGCGATATGATTGTCGTGATGTGATTGATCCAATCGTCTTGAATGATGATAATGATTATATCAATGAATTTGAAGTGGGAGACTTGGGGGATGATGGTGAACCTGTTGAAGAATTAGTTTATGCTGGTGATAATCTAACTTGGACTGATGTTGCCAATGCAAGTGGGGCTAATGAGCCGGTGGTCTACACTAGGCGGGCAGTAAAAGAAAAGGCAACTGCAAGTGCATCTAGGGCAATAGCACAAGAAACAATATCAAAAGAAGTGGTGGTAGAAGAATATGTTGAAGAAGTTGAACCTAtttatgttgaagatgatgaggaTGAGGAGGAGGAGAACGAAGAATATATTGAAGTTGATGGGGAAGATgaggaggaagaagaggaagaagactatgttgaagatgatgatgatttttgattcctataacatgcattttagttttaatattttgttaattttattactcTACTATGTTGAAGAACATGATGATATATGGTATCTAAATCTATATTTTGATTAAGACTATTTGGTATCTAAATGTATGTTTTGATTTAGACTGTGAGTTTGAGATCTAAATGTATGTTTATATAGCATTATTCATGTAGAGGTCATCCCGGTATCCCGCAACCCGCTATCCCGCTATCCCGGTTTCCGGGGTTGGCCGCGACGCACCGCTATctgggattaactacctaggttacaatcaaatttaaatcaaattaagCCAGTCTACTTTGGCTCTGTTTTGTTGCTATCCTTACTGCTGCCTTTCTGTTCCTGATACAGTGTCATGGTTGAGGCACCTGCCTTTGCTTTGTAACTAATTGGAGAAACaaaaaaaagcatttttttACTAGTCAACCTTTGCACACATGATAAGAACAAAGAGAaaaatttttgagtttaaaaaaaaagaaactaaaagataaataaaagcTCAGCAATGAACAGGTCAGaacaaataatctaaatttatgAAGGCATCAAAggtgcagaaaaatgcagatgatgagcaaagaaaacgaaacatCAAATATGACATTGATGGAGAAGGACCAAAGCAAGCAAAAAAGcaactaaacaaataaaaaaactctataTATACGCcctatcaaatttcaaaaaagggGAGGGATATGAGATTAATACtgataaaaaaacacataaaaagaaagagaagaagaagaagaaacataagGCATTACCGTCCCAACTTCCACCGCACACCACCGTATCTGTCTTCACCGATATCTGAAAAGACATATATCTTCTTATTAACTTCATGCTTGCTGTTTTTCGAACATTATATTATTAGATTGGAAGCTAAAATTTGAAACTAGAGTTGGTTTATTTaaaagatgaaattttattttgtttatgtggATGTTGATTTTGGTTGAGATCATTTTAGTTGTGTTAGTAAAGCTTAAAATTGGTTTTATTTTCTACTGGATGCTTAGCTTCAGAATTTTCAATTTGTGCCAAGTTTGCTTTTTTGTTGATAGGCTTTAGGAAAGCACGCTTGCTTGCCAGCCTGAATGAACGGCTGCTGCCAGGCTGTTCACGAGACTTTTCTGTTAGCTAGTCATTATAGCCTTGCCAGTCCATGATATTCCCATAACTTATttccatttaattaataaattttttgatttgatttccaTTTAATTTCcctttattataaaataattacaaatgtaattaaatgataataaacatcatttattttatgagtggtattaatcgattttctttttaactttgGATTGTGctatttaatatcaaaatgaattttgtttcaatcaattgtttagttaaaagttattttgaaagaTCATATTACAAGTCCATATATACAAGTccatatgaatatttttttttattattattaaaatgtttatttatttaatagatcatATTACAAGTCCATATATCTTTTTAccatttttttgctttttttgtgtgtgtttactACTGATTTTATTTCGTAGAactatttaaacttatttaatatttagcatcaatttttaatttttttatttatttaaaaaaaagggcaaagataatttataattgaatttgaagGGTTAATTAGAtgagatgttttttttaatcttttaggaCGCAAACTGTTACAACGTAataattctaaaatttatttttataaataattaaatgttaaatcgacttttttaattgattaattttagaTGTAATCATGTTTTTAATCCTTGAGTTGTTAGAacacaagtagtacaacttgatagttttaaatcttttttatttatttattgttaacaaataaatataaatttaaccttttaaatttgattatttagacatgactttttttttatcttcgagttgttaaaacacaagttgtactacttggtggttttgaaactcaatttaaaaatatcgagaataataaaatatttttagaggattaaattagatgtgacatcttctttattccttgagttttgggacacaagttgtacaactggATAGCCCTAAAACtcgtatttcaaaatattttttttaagtcaaacaaatttatttgcttttcttgtcaaaacatttttttaaatataacaaaacccattttcgttaaaaaaaaaatcaacacatcaacattttctacattaagaactacgtagctttggtttctccatcgcaccagaagatacgtaggagcaagatcacattcttgtcaagcacataaataaaaatttattcttttgttcttcatttgttaagtacatattttaaaaaatagtaataattgttattcatgtttaataataaataaaaataaatatacttaagttaaaattaatcttgcacaattaattataggtaaccgtttttaacgggtgtcgtagggtgctaataccttccctacgcataatcgactcccgaactcaaattttgggtttcaaataccattttcttttatttttatttttttaagggtttcccaatattttccctatttaaaaataaattttggtggcgactccattgaattcgagaaacacttgAAATTTTAGGTCGCGACAAAAGAAAACCAAAACTgtcaaacacaaatcatcatttctcttctagatctaagctcccTTTAGAGAAGTGACATAAGGGAAAATTGCTCCTTGCCACGCTGCGGTGCTAATGAGCTAGTTTTCGAAGCGACAACGCAAGCGAAAATTTTACTGTAATTAATCGCGGTGCCGTAATTGATTGTTAAAGCTACAATGGAGGTAATGActtcttataaatttttagtttgcgtATAGGGACTctatatgtgtgattgatgaATGATTAATGTGTTATAATTGAAAATGTGCAAGTTTTATATCTTAATGTTACTATTGGATTGGCCTGGGAGAAGCGTGCATAATTTTGTCTCTTCAAGCTTAAGTGCAATGTATATTAGCTTTGTCTTTTATGTCTGTCTTGTAGAATTGGTGTAGTATTGAGTGTTCACATTTGCTGTGTTGACGttctttatgaatgttgttaTAGTTTTGTGTGGCACTCCCTGTGCTTCCAAGAATCACActatatcaataaaatttcttttgccttttcaaaaaaaaaataaaaataaatatagtatCACTAAGTTGTATCTCA
It includes:
- the LOC101501031 gene encoding uncharacterized protein, with amino-acid sequence MAAAAQSGAEKLGFARDLGAFAGHGSRSGSWILEIHYRSHLLISSSSQLIVPSHCSHLISFLWVAAFSRPVRSHPVRSHPRFVHGCSLLCFLLCSLLCALCSRPHLFWTPCAAHCLDLMLEDIGKIAKVKMVIQKGISLVGFIYNHTLALNIMRKNTGNVELVRHGVARFATTFLTLQRLHKQKTNLRKMFTSEEWLKSKAANDPKGKKATRIVLLTSFWNDIIYTLKVMGPLVQVLRLVDNEKKPAMGYIYAAMIKAKEDIRKAFNEQASKYIDVFAIIDERWKCQLHHPLHAAGYYLNPKYFYSRPEIENNPILVGGLHLCIEILSESHQMSDMTTAQLSEYKIANGLFGLGGAIRQRTTLAPAEWWKTYGAQTPLLQLLAIKVLSLTCSSSGCERNWSTFEHIHSKKRSRLEHKRLEDLVFVKYNQALKERYDCRDVIDPIVLNDDNDYINEFEVGDLGDDGEPVEELVYAGDNLTWTDVANASGANEPVVYTRRAVKEKATASASRAIAQETISKEVVVEEYVEEVEPIYVEDDEDEEEENEEYIEVDGEDEEEEEEEDYVEDDDDF